A stretch of the Janthinobacterium sp. B9-8 genome encodes the following:
- a CDS encoding YaeQ family protein has protein sequence MALKATIFKSDLQIADMDRHYYATHSLVIARHPSENDERMMVRLLAFALHASESLAFTKGLSDTEEPDIWQKDLTGAIELWIELGQPDEKRIRQACGKARQVAVFTYSGNSADVWWKGIASKLERLDNLQVINVPVEMTHTLAALANRNMQLQCTIQDGQVWLADNSQSIETHFSILKPFK, from the coding sequence ATGGCCCTGAAGGCAACTATTTTTAAATCTGATCTGCAAATCGCCGATATGGATCGTCATTATTACGCCACCCATTCTTTGGTGATTGCCCGGCATCCTTCTGAAAATGACGAACGCATGATGGTGCGCCTATTGGCATTCGCTCTGCATGCCAGCGAATCGCTTGCCTTTACCAAGGGCTTGAGCGATACCGAGGAGCCAGACATTTGGCAAAAAGATTTAACTGGCGCAATTGAATTATGGATTGAATTAGGCCAGCCTGATGAAAAGCGCATTCGCCAAGCTTGTGGTAAAGCACGCCAAGTGGCTGTATTTACCTATAGCGGTAATAGCGCTGATGTTTGGTGGAAAGGCATTGCCAGTAAATTAGAGCGTTTAGATAATCTGCAAGTGATTAATGTGCCGGTAGAAATGACACACACATTAGCCGCTTTAGCTAATCGCAATATGCAATTGCAATGCACAATTCAAGATGGGCAAGTGTGGCTGGCAGATAATAGCCAATCCATTGAAACGCATTTCTCCATCTTAAAACCATTCAAATAA